From a single Rosa rugosa chromosome 7, drRosRugo1.1, whole genome shotgun sequence genomic region:
- the LOC133723484 gene encoding uncharacterized protein LOC133723484 isoform X1 has translation MAELEVPRGNNSIPLGKRRRLFDPSRRLPGLHDHPGARVRDPLLRLEQVRRCIIATASVVKSIKDIKGAAFFAAHELQELLGSCLVMVSQEASQARFRVLKHENGIDGSATIISTSSGLPDQMCTKLREINELVQTRKFK, from the exons ATGGCGGAGCTGGAAGTTCCGAGAGGCAACAACTCCATCCCGCTAGGTAAACGACGTCGTCTGTTCGATCCAAGCCGGCGTCTTCCTGGACTTCATGATCATCCCGGAGCACGTGTTCGAGATCCTCTCCTCCGATTGGAGCAAGTACGACGTTGCATCATCGCCACCGCCTCCGTCGTCAAATCGATCAAG GACATAAAAGGAGCTGCCTTCTTCGCTGCCCACGAGCTCCAAGAACTACTGGGAAGTTGTTTAGTTATGGTAAGCCAAGAAGCGAGCCAAGCTAGATTTCGAGTATTGAAACATGAAAATGGGATTGATGGGAGCGCCACCATAATTTCAACCTCTTCAGGATTGCCAG ATCAGATGTGCACGAAGTTGAGGGAGATCAATGAGTTGGTCCAGACTAGGAAATTCAAGTGA
- the LOC133723484 gene encoding uncharacterized protein LOC133723484 isoform X3 encodes MAELEVPRGNNSIPLGKRRRLFDPSRRLPGLHDHPGARVRDPLLRLEQVRRCIIATASVVKSIKDIKGAAFFAAHELQELLGSCLVMVSQEASQARFRVLKHENGIDGSATIISTSSGLPDVHEVEGDQ; translated from the exons ATGGCGGAGCTGGAAGTTCCGAGAGGCAACAACTCCATCCCGCTAGGTAAACGACGTCGTCTGTTCGATCCAAGCCGGCGTCTTCCTGGACTTCATGATCATCCCGGAGCACGTGTTCGAGATCCTCTCCTCCGATTGGAGCAAGTACGACGTTGCATCATCGCCACCGCCTCCGTCGTCAAATCGATCAAG GACATAAAAGGAGCTGCCTTCTTCGCTGCCCACGAGCTCCAAGAACTACTGGGAAGTTGTTTAGTTATGGTAAGCCAAGAAGCGAGCCAAGCTAGATTTCGAGTATTGAAACATGAAAATGGGATTGATGGGAGCGCCACCATAATTTCAACCTCTTCAGGATTGCCAG ATGTGCACGAAGTTGAGGGAGATCAATGA
- the LOC133722031 gene encoding protein POLYCHOME-like — MPVESRFRLERPFDIAEAFSQRRSGSLAVLIDQRVESLESPARRRALATPVHQRRLGLWATGGDGLARSRMRTPRAAIGRENELLAGSSSRRRGRGSNSVLPSWYPRTPLRDITAITRAIERGRARLGEVNGETAEGQFPSLQVQDAPPEHQVLAATPSTNKKRPCPPPSVLKVHKILLEVANQPDEGEFVTPQKKLLNSIDKVEKVVLEELQRLKRTPSAKKAERERKVRTLMSMR; from the exons ATGCCGGTGGAGTCTAGATTCAGGCTTGAAAGGCCGTTTGACATCGCGGAGGCCTTTTCTCAAAGGCGATCTGGCTCGCTTGCGGTTCTAATCGATCAGCGCGTGGAGTCGTTGGAATCGCCGGCGAGGCGGAGGGCGTTAGCGACACCGGTGCATCAGAGACGGCTAGGGTTATGGGCTACAGGAGGTGATGGGCTCGCAAGGAGCAGAATGAGGACACCGAGAGCCGCGATTGGGCGAGAGAATGAGCTGCTGGCCGGAAGTTCTAGCCGGAGAAGGGGACGGGGATCGAACAGTGTGTTGCCTTCTTGGTATCCAAGAACCCCTCTCCGTGATATAACTGCGATTACCAGG GCCATTGAGAGGGGAAGAGCTCGCTTGGGTGAGGTGAATGGTGAAACTGCAGAGGGTCAATTTCCATCTCTACAAGTTCAGGATGCTCCTCCTGAGCATCAAGTTCTCGCTGCTACTCCTTCAACCAATAAGAAGAGACCTTGCCCACCTCCTTCTGTTCTTAAAGTGCACAAAATTCTGCTAGAGGTGGCTAATCAGCCTGATGAGGGAGAGTTCGTTACACCACAGAAGAAGCTGCTGAACTCGATTGACAAAGTAGAGAAGGTGGTGTTGGAAGAACTTCAGAGGCTGAAGAGGACGCCGAGTGCTAAGAAGGCAGAGAGGGAAAGAAAGGTTAGAACTTTGATGTCAATGCGTTGA